One part of the Haliotis asinina isolate JCU_RB_2024 chromosome 2, JCU_Hal_asi_v2, whole genome shotgun sequence genome encodes these proteins:
- the LOC137274731 gene encoding uro-adherence factor A-like produces MSLLTLSRLARQRYGTGRCYLERENTKPATATSRVGCTKGRAKSYCGEGEAVPLTLGEAEGAEIKSSEDLESSEDKIGSEEIKSSEDLESSEDMIGSEEIKSSEDLESSEDMIGSEEIKSSEDLESSEDKIGSEQIKSSEDLESSEDMIGSEEIKSSEDLESSEDMSVSMDAGTFL; encoded by the exons ATGTCGTTACTCACGCTGAGTCGACTGGCCAGACAGAGGTATGGGACAGGCCGATGTTATCTCGAACGTGAGAACACCAAGCCGGCAACAGCTACAAGCAGGGTGGGCTGTACGAAAGGCAGGGCGAAGAGCTACTGTGGGGAGGGTGAAGCTGTACCCCTGACACTGGGGGAGGCAGAAGGTGCG GAGATTAAAAGTAGTGAGGACTTGGAGAGTAGTGAAGACAAGATTGGTAGTGAGGAGATTAAAAGTAGTGAGGACTTGGAGAGTAGTGAAGACATGATTGGTAGTGAGGAGATTAAAAGTAGTGAGGACTTGGAGAGTAGTGAAGACATGATTGGTAGTGAGGAGATTAAAAGTAGTGAGGACTTGGAGAGTAGTGAAGACAAGATTGGTAGTGAGCAGATTAAAAGTAGTGAGGACTTGGAGAGTAGTGAAGACATGATTGGTAGTGAGGAGATTAAAAGTAGTGAGGACTTGGAGAGTAGTGAGGACATGAGTGTTAGTATGGACGCAGGGACGTTCTTGTAG